A genomic window from Euwallacea fornicatus isolate EFF26 chromosome 6, ASM4011564v1, whole genome shotgun sequence includes:
- the LOC136339814 gene encoding uncharacterized protein isoform X3, protein MSQTPNKSLQKMCKSPKNNSFQIKQEKIDYENMSTNCTVVGSNNLSLVKKPNVVVPNVSPAYSNPSPSYPQSPYSSPVSLKSPSPSLKPPTPQPNFPVMQIIHNNLITRPIHTSQPQNIIKLKPHLNILPKPSASPQPSPKPSVSPQIVIPAPNQQAAAATATIMPTAQPLLLNQMPMLAAPGVQFILRPQASMATTGAKLQTSSQAHQSLILQPACATQQLLQLSAPPRSQPMVRVLAANGVQLAPTSTTYVTTQVSNQPINATQHQQTIISSTQQQQQQQHIQIQQHVIKKKPKVKKKRLDLANIMKLSGIGDEDDIQFESDTSQSESEHNSMSTTPQPPSQPQPVATGNVHSSMAFVQAEPKKNISNIHISALPQQTINAPSPVVQVLNQNFQSGMISNGNSQASTAAHAGGGLPFNSTFITPNFTINNGLMLQRSGGFKLTVGEDGRLVLQHDPTLNQDLQSQLILQSLLGLNGGLVLQPSMDQQTVQQTVQTIQQQSVQTIQQQTVQSQTIQTVQQQTVQPQVQHIQSIQPQIQQQTVQQTIQHQTVNALQQPMQIVQPQPIHSIHSQVPPSVHGISQSQVHNLQSQIQSLLQQQNVQMHQNVPQNTLQNLTQNVQNLAQSSVQNLVAQNLAQSSVQNVVAQNVAQNVAQNMATQSSVVQQNLSQSASVQNVVAQNMTQTAAVQNVVAQNVTQGVQNVQSVQAQPMQTSVHSVQGFQQAHTQTTQPILKVQPFQKSQPPVQTVQPIQHQSHQHHNMTDNQSNQQNNPTSYVVNLTPEQLEQLKRNGQVTVNGQTIFMQRPNKEQSEKKLSPKMKPVKKMNEINKIQGVKSLLQEGIQIKSPPPPKSVNSPSPQGAKPHMLPHNHVQPITQNHKSHQLQAMVQPSIQNQVKLERQRSPLSSPKQQKVSPTIHSLQDSNGGSVNHDVDKLLGQILEETNVVHGGTTQNNNVERQTQQRITTIQLTPQKQQALKTIQLQIQALSARLQPGDAEVHNTLKVLFAEQQKILASGKLLPPDKVYYLNNQLTIVNPSSLNMPSPSGSVKSEPPSPGLSTNHQGVTRSSSVDSSTTTTQSVTSASHTSPRISVSVATSTGDLSTHSTVHHHPVPSHHVHQHHGSTAGHQGLTQQPHVVVSHANHSINHQRLNAIGQGSQLPALFPKQLHSPQLPSPKLHSPQVGSPQLSSPQQHQLPNIGTQQSVNAGGIHLHLSHAPHAQVVHSQISKPKQPSPPASQAKLQHSSGQPLVFSQQQSFQQQLQPTIKQQTTSQQQVPLAKKAHLIESQLLLDQQEASKPDVHQPFRHKQDACARLIRYHCFDQPVLSRQDLDKADEIFELTARHFIAKYDKMTDKYKYLLMKESMRQVQTSELMMLDRMFLADEQQSLVKLRQNFESNLMSLTVETPPPPPAPNIVQEQMHPQVTDQDPVTEEYDEWACIQRELGCLPDNTKEANIHHHPSNNHHHQQHNNLKRTSSSDSRLETLKRFRVDKHSKRHDASGTNSGVNLTSTPSQSCGYESSKKCGYESNTSSQNNSSYGSCKEEESENNSLDEQVQSAINSILNLQQSQLHQQSGLDLDSILS, encoded by the exons ATGTCTCAAACCCCTAATAAGTCTCTACAGAAGATGTGCAAGTCTCCGAAGAATAACAGTTTTCAAATCAAgcaagaaaaaattgattacgAGAACATGAGCACAAACTGCACAGTTGTTGGCTCCAACAACCTCAGTCTTGTGAAGAAGCCTAATGTGGTGGTGCCTAATGTCTCTCCAGCCTACTCAAATCCTAGTCCTAGCTATCCACAATCTCCATACTCGTCACCAGTCAGTTTGAAATCTCCTTCGCCAAGCTTAAAACCCCCTACTCCACAACCCAATTTCCCTGTTATGCAAATTATCCATAATAACCTTATTACAAGGCCTATACACACATCACAGccacaaaacatcattaaGTTAAAACCACACTTGAACATTTTGCCAAAACCTAGTGCTAGCCCACAGCCATCACCAAAACCAAGTGTGAG tcCGCAAATTGTGATTCCGGCTCCGAATCAGCAGGCTGCCGCTGCCACAGCTACAATAATGCCAACCGCCCAACCATTGCTCCTTAACCAGATGCCTATGTTGGCTGCCCCGGGAGTTCAGTTTATATTGAGACCTCAGGCTTCAATGGCAACCACTGGTGCCAAGCTGCAG ACATCTTCTCAAGCACATCAATCATTGATTCTTCAACCAGCCTGTGCAACACAACAGTTGCTTCAATTAAGTGCCCCTCCCAGGTCACAACCAATGGTTCGGGTTTTAGCAGCCAATGGGGTACAGTTGGCACCAACTTCCACCACCTATGTGACCACTCAG gTGTCCAATCAGCCAATCAATGCAACACAACATCAACAAACTATTATCAGTAGTActcaacaacaacaacaacagcAACACATtcaaattcaacaacatgtcATCAAGAAGAAACCAAAAGTTAAGAAGAAAAGACTGGATTTAGCCAATATTATGAAGTTGTCAG GAATTGGTGACGAAGACGACATTCAGTTCGAAAGTGATACGTCCCAGAGTGAAAGTGAGCACAATTCAATGTCCACAACGCCACAGCCTCCCTCTCAACCTCAACCTGTTGCTACGGGTAACGTTCATTCTTCGATGGCCTTTGTGCAGGCCGAACcgaaaaagaatatttcgAATATTCACATCTCGGCGTTGCCTCAGCAAACTATAAACGCGCCCAGTCCTGTAGTTCAG GTCTTGAATCAGAACTTTCAAAGTGGAATGATCTCGAATGGAAATTCTCAAGCTTCGACGGCCGCACATGCCGGCGGAGGTTTACCATTCAATTCGACTTTTATCACCccaaattttaccattaacAATGGTTTGATGCTTCAAAGGAGCGGTGGATTTAAGCTTACCGTTGGGGAAGATGGAAGGTTGGTGTTGCAACATGACCCCACCTTAAACCAAGACTTGCAAAGTCAGCTGATATTGCAAAGTTTATTGGGTTTAAATGGAGGATTAGTATTGCAACCGTCTATGGATCAACAAACTGTGCAACAAACCGTGCAAACTATTCAGCAACAGTCCGTTCAAACAATTCAGCAACAGACTGTGCAAAGTCAGACTATACAGACTGTGCAGCAGCAGACTGTCCAGCCCCAAGTGCAACATATACAA tcaaTACAACCACAAATACAACAACAAACGGTGCAACAGACGATTCAGCACCAGACGGTGAATGCGCTTCAACAACCTATGCAAATAGTTCAGCCACAACCGATCCACAGTATTCATTCGCAGGTCCCACCCAGCGTCCATGGTATATCACAATCTCAAGTGCACAATCTTCAGTCTCAAATACAAAGTTTGCTGCAGCAGCAAAACGTGCAAATGCACCAGAACGTACCGCAAAAT aCCCTTCAGAATCTGACACAAAATGTGCAGAATCTTGCCCAAAGTTCCGTACAAAACCTGGTAGCGCAAAACCTTGCCCAAAGTTcggttcaaaatgtcgtcgctCAAAATGTGGCGCAGAATGTAGCTCAGAATATGGCAACACAGAGTTCAGTGGTGCAGCAAAACTTAAGTCAGAGCGCGTCCGTGCAAAACGTGGTAGCGCAAAATATGACGCAGACTGCTGCCGTTCAGAATGTGGTTGCTCAAAATGTAACTCAG GGTGTCCAGAACGTCCAGTCGGTACAGGCGCAACCCATGCAAACTTCAGTGCACAGCGTACAGGGGTTCCAGCAGGCGCACACTCAAACTACCCAGCCAATcttaaag GTACAACCCTTTCAAAAGAGTCAGCCGCCGGTGCAAACAGTGCAACCGATTCAACATCAGTCCCATCAGCACCACAACATGACAGACAATCAGTCAAACCAGCAAAACAATCCCACTTCATACGTTGTCAATTTGACGCCTGAACAATTGGAGCAACTTAAACg AAACGGGCAAGTCACTGTCAACGGACAAACAATATTTATGCAGCGTCCCAACAAAGAACAGAGCGAGAAGAAACTGAGCCCGAAAATGAAACCcgtaaagaaaatgaatgaa aTCAACAAGATCCAGGGCGTGAAATCCCTCCTTCAAGAGGGCATTCAA ATAAAATCTCCGCCACCACCGAAGTCTGTAAATAGTCCGTCCCCACAAGGCGCAAAACCGCACATGCTTCCGCATAACCACGTTCAGCCCATAACCCAGAATCACAAAAGCCATCAGCTGCAAGCGATGGTGCAGCCATCCATACAAAATCAAGTTAAATTG GAAAGGCAGAGGAGTCCACTTTCATCACCTAAACAACAAAAGGTCAGTCCCACGATACATTCCCTGCAGGATTCTAACGGCGGTAGCGTGAATCACGACGTAGATAAGCTGTTGGGACAAATTCTAGAAGAGACGAATGTTGTTCACGGCGGAACCACTCAAAATAATAACGTCGAAAGGCAAACGCAACAG agaATCACGACGATCCAACTGACACCCCAAAAGCAACAGGCCTTGAAGACCATCCAGCTGCAAATACAAGCGTTGTCGGCACGGCTGCAACCGGGTGATGCGGAGGTCCATAACACATTAAAGGTACTGTTTGCTGAGCAGCAGAAAATTTTGGCCTCTGGAAAGCTTCTGCCTCCTGACAAG GTATACTATTTGAACAACCAACTCACTATAGTGAATCCGTCCAGTTTAAACATGCCGTCTCCGTCGGGTTCGGTCAAAAGCGAGCCACCCAGCCCTGGCTTAAGCACAAACCATCAAGGTGTGACGAGAAGCTCTAGCGTGGACTCCTCAACGACAACCACTCAA TCTGTCACTAGTGCGTCGCACACGTCTCCTAGAATATCAGTGTCGGTTGCCACGTCCACCGGGGATTTATCAACTCACTCTACGGTGCATCACCATCCGGTTCCTTCGCATCATGTACATCAACACCATGGCAGTACGGCGGGACATCAAGGACTGACGCAACAGCCTCATGTTGTTGTTAGCCATGCCAATCATTCGATAAACCATCAACGCTTAAATGCGATCGGGCAG GGTTCGCAGCTGCCAGCACTCTTTCCAAAACAGTTGCACTCTCCTCAGTTACCGTCACCCAAATTGCACTCGCCCCAAGTCGGATCTCCGCAGTTATCGTCGCCGCAGCAGCATCAACTGCCAAATATTGGTACACAACAGAGTGTCAATGCTGGTGGAATTCACCTTCATTTATCGCATGCACCACACGCGCAGGTGGTTCATTCTCAG atttcaaaACCTAAGCAACCGAGCCCTCCCGCATCTCAGGCGAAACTTCAGCATTCCTCAGGACAGCCGCTGGTGTTTTCACAGCAACAAAGTTTCCAACAACAGCTGCAGCCGACCATCAAACAACAAACTACATCGCAGCAGCAAGTGCCGTTGGCCAAAAAAGCGCATTT GATCGAGTCTCAGCTGCTTCTAGATCAGCAGGAAGCGTCTAAGCCGGACGTCCATCAGCCGTTTAGACACAAACAAGACGCATGCGCTCGCCTTATTCGATATCATTGTTTTGATCAACCAGTGCTCTCTAGGCAAGACTTGGACAAGGCTGACGAAATATTTGAGTTAACAGCACGACATTTCATCGCTAAATACGATAAAATGACGGATAAGTACAAGTACTTACTTATGAAAGAAAGCATG agaCAAGTCCAAACGTCAGAATTGATGATGTTAGATCGTATGTTTCTGGCTGACGAACAGCAGTCCCTGGTCAAGCTGCGCCAAAATTTCGAATCAAATCTAATGAGTTTAACAGTTGAAACGCCTCCGCCGCCCCCTGCTCCGAACATAGTGCAAGAACAGATGCATCCACAGGTGACCGATCAGGATCCGGTTACCGAGGAATACGACGAGTGGGCTTGTATACAACGAGAGCTAGGCTGTCTGCCGGACAACACTAAGGAAGCAAACATCCACCACCATCCTTCCAACAACCATCACCACCAACAACATAACAATTTGAAACGGACCTCGAGCAGCGATTCGCGCCTGGAAACACTGAAGAGGTTTCGAGTGGATAAACACAGTAAAAGGCACGACGCGAGCGGAACTAACAGTGGCGTGAATTTGACATCAACGCCCAGCCAAAGCTGCGGCTACGAGTCGTCGAAAAAGTGCGGTTATGAGTCGAACACCTCCTCGCAAAACAATAGCAGTTACGGCAGCTGCAAAGAGGAGGAGTCGGAGAACAACAGCCTCGATGAACAGGTGCAGAGCGCCATCAACAGTATTCTTAATTTGCAACAGTCGCAACTACACCAGCAGAGTGGTCTCGATTTGGACAGTATACTGTCATGA